The following DNA comes from Methanomassiliicoccales archaeon LGM-DZ1.
CCGTTCAGGATGACCCTGGGTATGTCGTCAGGCAGGCGGGACATGGAGAAGAACGGGACGCTCTCGTCGAAGACGATCTTGTCGTAGATCTCATCGGAGATGACCGGGATATCGTATTCCGCGGCGATGTCGCCGATCTCCCTCAGGTCCTTCTCCGAGTACACAGCGCCGGTCGGGTTGTTGGGGTTGATGACCACTATGGCCTTGGTGCGGTTGGTGATCCTGTCGCGGAGCATGTCCACGTCAGGCCTCCAGTCCTCCGACTCGATCATCCTGTAGGGGACGGTCTTGCCCTCGTAGAAGTTGATGTACTGGTCGTAGTTGGGGTACCCCGGCCCCGGGACGAGGATCTCGTCCCCCGGCTCCACGAGCGCGCCGAACATGACGTTGATGCACTCGCTCACTCCTGCGGTGACATAGACGTCCTTCGCCTGGATGCGGATGCCGTTCTTTTGGTACTCCCTGTCGACGATGGCCTCCCTCAGGTCGAGGTTGCCCTGGGAATCCCCGTAGCCGTTGTCGGTGTTGTCCACCGCCTGCCTGAGGGTCTCCTTGAAGTACTCCGGGGTCTCGAAGTCCCACTTGTTGGGGTCGCCGATGTTGAAGTTGTACATCTTCATCCCGCGTGCGGCGGCAGCGGCGGCGGGAACGGTGATCTCTCTGATCGCATAGTTCATACCCATCGAGCGCCTGGATGCCTTGATCTTCTTCTGCACGGCGATACCTTCTTTGTTCCCGGCTATGCCGACCCATCTTTAATACATTTACACGTGCGCAGGGGCGGAGGCCAGGATGCGGGCCGCGGGCCCGTTCCGGGCGTTTTCCTCTACAGGGGTCCTCGGCCCTTCTCTCTTAATTTATTTATCATGCCCTGGCATAGCGTCAGGCATGGCCATGACTAAGCTCGGGAAGAACTGCCTCCGGTGGTGCCCCGCCTGCAATCTGCCGATCATGGATGTTAAGACCTGCCCCGTTTGCGGCGGAGCGACCCTCGAGACCGAGCTCACGCCCCCCGCCGACTCCCGGCCGGCCTTCGATTACGACATAGAGAAGACGCGCTCGATGTGCGATGCCTGCTTCGGAGAGGGCACCGGGAAACTGCTGCTCCCGGAAGGGCATCTGGCTATCATGAACAAGGCCCCGTCCATCGACAGGATGGAGGAGGTCTTCTCTGACGGGACCGTCGTCGCCACCCTCAGGTACGACCTCGGCCGGGGATGGAGGTTCATAGTCCGCATGCAGGGCGCCATGCGCATCGCGGCCGCCGCCACGAAAGGCTGGGTCATACTCAATCCGGACGCCGAGGAGTTCATCAGGCAGAACAGGAACCTGATGGTCCCCGGGGTGAAGGACGCCGATCAGGGCATAAAGGAGGACGACGAGGTCCTCATGCTGTCCGAGGACCGCACAGTGGTGGGCACCGGGGTCGCCAAGATGTCCGGAGCGGACATGAGGTCGCAGGACCATGGCATCGCCGTGAAGACGCGCTGGCACAAGGCGGAGGAGCTCATCTCGTCAGATAAAGCGCACACCTGGGACGATGCAGTGCAGGCGAACGCCGCTCCCATGGGGAAGCGCGTCGATGAGGCTGTCGCCTTCATAAAGAAGACCGTCTCCGAGCACCAGGACCTGCCGGCGGCGGTGTCGTTCTCCGGAGGCAAGGACTCCCTGGCCTGCATGCTCCTGACCATGGACGCCGGCATCGATGCCGTGCCCATGTTCGTCAACACCGGCCTCGAGCTCGATGAGACCGTGGACTACGTCCGCGATTTCGCCGCCAGGCATAAACTGAAGATCATAGAGCAGAACCCTCCCGAGAACGCTTTCTTCGGGAACCTGGTCTACTTCGGCCCGCCTGCCAAGGATTACCGCTGGTGCTGCAAGACCAACAAGCTCGGCCCCACCGTGGCCCTCATCTCCGAGCATTTCCCCAAAGGGGTGCTCTCGTTCATCGGCCAGCGCAGGTACGAGTCGGAGGCCAGGAACTCCAAGCCGAGGGTGTGGCAGAACCCCTGGACCCCCGGGCAGATCGGGGCCTCGCCCATCCAGAATTGGATGGCGATGCACGTCTGGCTCTATATCTTCTCGAAGAAGGAGCCATATAACTACTGGTACGCCCACGGGCTCGACCGCATCGGATGCTTCATGTGCCCCGCGTCGGACATGGCCGACCTGGACACCGTCTCCAAAGCGTCGAGGTACCCGCAGTGGAACGATTATCTCGAGAAGTACACCGCAGAGAACGGCCTCCCGAGGGAATACAAGGACTACGGCCTCTGGAGGTGGAAGTCAGTCCCCCAGTCGGTGAAGGACGAGATCAAGAGGCTTACCGGGAAGGACCTCCCGCCGATGGCGAAGGCCGCGAAGAAGGAAGGCGCCGCGGACGGGCCGGTGGCCGTCAGGGTGCAGGACGGCTTCTCTCCGTGCACCATGGGCTACAGCATCGAGGCGGCGCTCTCCCGCCCGATAGACCTGATGAAGCTCGAGCCCTTCACGCATTCGCTCGGCTGGGTCATCGAGGTGGACGAGGAGAACAACACCCTGCAGGCCAATTACGTCACCTTCTACGGCGATGGGTCGATCGTCAGCAAGGCGTTCGTCAAGAACGATGCCCAGACCAACATGGACCGTGCCATCCAGCTGATCGCCCGCGCTTTCAACTGCGTCGGCTGCGGGCTGTGCGCGGCGAGGTGCGAGTCCAAGGCCCTGTACATGGAGAACGGAAAGGTCCGCATCCACGAGGACGACTGCATCTTCTGCTGCAAGTGCTACGGGCCCTGCCCCGCGGTCAACTTCGCCCCCGAGGGCGAGAAAGGGGACAAGGGGTTCGAGGACTGATCAGCCCAGGAATATCTGGGACGGCGCCGGCAGGCCTGTCCCGCCGTCGCCGGGCGGCCCTCTATAGAAACAATAAATTAGCGCGCGCGGATTGGGTACCTGATTCAGATGGACTACTATCCGGGAGACCTCAAGGCGGTCATGGACCGCGACCCCGCCATCGTCGACGAGAACGATGCCAAGAAGTACCACACCGGCTTCCGCGCGGTCTGCATGTACCGCGAGAGCCACAAGCTCTGGCTCGAGGGAAAGAAAGAGGAAGCGAGGGCCATAAACTTCAGGGCCCACCAGGAGACCGGCTGTGACATCCATCCCGGTGCTACCATCGGGCAGAGGTTCTTCATCGACCATGCCACCGGCGTCGTCATCGGGGAGACCGCCGTCGTCGGGGACGACGTGTCCCTGTACCAGGGCGTCACCCTCGGCGGCGTCTCGTTCAAGAAGGGCAAGAGGCACCCTACCCTCGGCAGCAGGATAGTCGTCGGGGCAGGCGCCATCGTCCTGGGGAACATCACCATAGGGGACGACGTCCGCATCGGCGCCGGTTCGGTGGTCGTCAAGGACGTCCCCCCGAACAGCACCGTCGTGGGGGTTCCGGGGCACGTCGTCAGGCACGACGGGGTCCGCGTCGACCTCGCTGACGCCCTCGACCACAACAAGATCCCCGATGTTATGGAGGACAGGATGGACCGCATGGAGGTCGAGATGGAGCAGCTGCGCTGCGAGCTCGAGGCATGCAGGAAGGAGGCATCGCAATGACGCTAAGGATAATGAACACCCTGACCAACAGGAAGGAGGAGTTCGTCCCTCTGGAGCCCGGCAAAGTGAAGATGTACGTCTGCGGGGTCACCGTGTACGACGATATCCACATGGGCCATGCCCGCAGCATCATCGTGTTCGACACGGTGAACAGGTACCTGAGGTACCTGGGCTACGACGTCACCTACGTCACCAACTTCACCGATGTCGATGACAAGATCATCAACCGCGCCGCCGAGAGGGGCGTGAAGGCGCTGGACCTCAGCGCCGAGTACATCGCGAAGTATTTCCGCGACATCGCCTCGCTCGGGGTCAGGAAGGCGGACATCTACCCGAAGGCCTCCGAGTCCATGCCGTACATAATCGAGATGGTGAAGGACATCGTCGATAAAGGCTACGGGTACCCGACCAAGGACGGCAGCGTCTACTTCAGGGTGAGGAAGGTCCCCGATTACGGGCTGCTGTCCAACCGCACCATCGAGGAGATGCGCTCGTCCGGCAGGATCGACCCCAACGCGGACAAGGAGGACCCCCTTGATTTCGCAGTATGGAAAGGGGCCAAGCCCGGGGAGGTCTCCTGGGACTCCCCCTGGGGCAAGGGAAGGCCCGGCTGGCACATCGAGTGCTCGGCCATGATCCGCCACTATCTCGGCGACGAGATCGACATCCACGGCGGAGGCAACGACCTCGTGTTCCCTCACCACGAGAACGAGATCCTGCAGACCGAGGCCTGCACCGGGACCCATCTCGCTCGCTATTGGATGCACAACGGCATGCTGGAGACCAAAGGCGCCGACGGCCAGACGGTCAAGATGTCCAAGTCCCTGAAGAACTTCTTCAAGGTCGAGGACGTCGCCAAGAAGTTCGATCCCCAGACCATCCGCTTCTACTATCTGAGCACGCATTACCGCAGCCCCCTCACCTACGGGGAGGAGAACATGGCCGAGGCCAAGGCCGCCCTGGGGAGGCTGTGGAACAACTACCGCGCCCTGCAGTCGGTATCGAAGGAAGGGCCCTCCGGGGACCTGGGAAGCGCCGGCAAGCTGGTCTCGGACGCCCGCGAGGCGTTCACCGCCGCCATGGACGACGATTTCAACACCCGCGCGGCCATCGAGGGGCTGTTCGACCTCGCCAAGAGCACCAACAGGATGATCGCCGACCGCACCCTCACCAAAGAGGGAGCGGACCTCGTCCTCGGGCTGCTGTCGGAGATCGACGGCGTCCTGGGCATCTTCCCGTCCGCCGAGGCGTCGGCGGGAGGGGACTTCGATGCCGTGATGCGCATCCTGGTCGACCTCAGGAAGGAGCTCAGGGCGAAGAAGCAGTACGACCTCGCCGACATGATCCGCGACCGCCTGAAGGATGCCGGGTACTCTCTCGAAGACTCTGCCGAAGGTGCGGTATGGAAGAAGATCTGATCTTCAGGAAAGCGACGCTGGCACTCGGCGGGAAGGTCAGGCTCCCCGAGGGGTTCGAGGTCCCGGTCAGGGTGTCGCATTCCACTTCCGGCCCCGGCGCCGGCTCCGATTCGGTGGCGTTCCGCTTCGGGAACATGAGGGTGAAGAAGGCGATCTCCTACACCGAAGGGGAGTTTGAGCTCCATGCCCGGGAGGACGGGTCGCTTTACCTCACGCACCGCGGCGAGCCGTTCATAGATAATATCGAGTTCGACCCGGTGGCCTTCCATTGCCCAGGGCAGGCGTTCTTCACCCTGGACCCCAGGTGCTCGTACCGCTGCGCCTTCTGCGCCTCGCCCAGGCTGCCGGCCTCCGATAACAAGGGCCTCACCGATGAGGAGATCGCGGAGAAGGCCCTCGAAGCATACCGCGAGGGGCGCATCACCGCAGTCTCTCTCACAAGCGGCGTCATCGGCGGGGATGTCGGCCTCACGGCAGACAGGTTCATCTCCTGCATCAGGGCCGTCAGGAAAGTGCTGCCGGACATGCCGATTGGCATCGAGCCCTACGCCGATTCCCAGGAGCAGGTCCGTGCCTTCAGGGAGGCAGGCGCCGACGAGATCAAGCTCAACATCCAGGCGGCCACGCCGGAGATCTTCGCCAGGGTCTGCCCGGACCTGGACCGCGAGACCATACTCAGATGCCTGAAGGAGGCGGCAGGGGTCTTCGGGAAGGGGAAGGTCTCGTCGAACATCATCATCGGCCTCGGGGAGACTCGGGAGGAGCTCGAGGAATGCATGTGCCAGCTGTGCGGAATGGGTGTCGTCCCCACGGTGCGCCCTCTTCTCAGGAACGCTTTCAATGCAGAATCGCTGAAAGCGGCCGGAGTCACCCAGCCGCTTCTTTCCCCTGAAGAGATGGTGTCCGCCGCGGAACTGCATAAGGATGTACTCCGGCGCTACGGGATGGATACCCGCACCTTCAGGACCATGTGCCTCGAATGCACCTGCTGCGACCTGGTGCCTTTCAGGGACTTCTGAGGACGGCTCAGGATAATAAGGCCGAGTCGTGGAGGGATCCCGATCGAGGGTGTTGCCTGCCGCCTCGGCCTTTCTTTTACCTTATCGTACGCCGACCTTCGATCGTTGCAGACTTATTGCTTTCATCTATGCAGCGAAATACGACAGGAATACGGCATAATGCGCTGGAAATAAATTGCTGAGGTTCCGTCCCGTCCGGTGCTCTCTGATTTTCCTGCTGGGCCATCATTATTTTCGGTTTATGTAAAAAAATATGTTGCAACAAATATTTTTATAAATTTATAAAAAAAATCTGTCGCAGTAGATTTATAATCAAAATCTATCTGCATTTTCATGGAAAAAACAGTGAGAAGAGCAGGCTATCTGGAAAGGCTGCATGAATCCCAAGGGGCCACAGGGGTGGTTAAAGTCATCACAGGGATGCGCAGGTGCGGGAAATCTACCCTTATGGAGCAGTTCATCGAGGACCTGAGATCGGAAGGGGTGGATGACAGCCACATATTCCATGTGAACTTCGAGACGTTTGAAGGTTATGACCTCATATCATCCGATGTATTGCGCAGAAAACTGAGGGAACTGCCTAAGGACGGCATCGTCTACATCTTATTGGATGAGATTCAGGATGTGAAAGGCTGGGAGCTGATAGTATCATCGCTGGAAGAAGTGAAGAACTACGACGTGTACATAACCGGCTCGAATTCCGATATGCTTTCGACCGATCTCTCCACGCACCTGTCGGGGAGGTACCTGGAGATCGGGATGCTGCCCCTTTCCTTCAAAGAGTATCTGGAACTTCATCCCGGGAACATCGAGGAGAGATTCGGCCAGTACCTCAGATACGGCGGTCTTCCCGATGCCGATCCGGATAGGGGCGAGAGGCATTGCATGGGGTACCTGGAAGGCGTGTTCAGCACCGTTCTGATCAAGGATGTTCTTTCCAGGCTCAAAACCGATGATGTGAACAAGATAAGGTCGATAGCGAGATTCCTGTACTCCAACATCGGGAACATCACTAATATCGCCGGCATAGCCAAGGGAACGGGGCTGAACGCCGCGACAGTGAGCAGATACATTGCCGGAATGGAATCCGCAATGCTGTTCTATCACGCGGAGAAGTACGACATCGCCGGGAAGAAACTGCTGTCGACCAACGGCAAGTTCTACGCTTCAGACCTAGGCATGAGATACATGGCCCTGAAAGGTTCCGGTACCGATGATATGAGCAGAGCGCTGGAGAATGCCGTGTTTCTGGAACTGTTACGCAGAGACTATACTGTCAGGGTCGGTTCTTATCGCGACAGGGAGATAGATTTCACTGCGATCAAAGGCAGCGAGGTGGAATATTATCAGGTGGCATTGACTATGCTGTCCGACGGTACAAGGGAAAGGGAGTTCCGTTCGCTGGAATCAGTAAGGGACAACTTCCCCAAGACGGTCCTGACAGCGGATAGATTCAACCTCGGAACATACAACGGGATAAAGGTCGTGAACGTCACAGACTGGATGCTGGAAGAGTCCAAGCGAAGGAGTCGGAGCAGAGGACCGTCGGTTCTTCCCGAGCCTTTTCCTCAGCAGCTCCTCGAACTCGCATGCTTTGCAGCGGGATCCGTTGCAGGGTTCCCCGCAGGCGCAGGTCCCCATCCCGGAACGGGGGTACTTCTCCGTGAGCATCGGGCGCAGCTTGTCATATGACGAGAGGATGCTGAACTTCGCCCCCGGAGTGCGGTCTTCGAGGCCGTCGACGATGTCCCGGTACTCGTTCCGGAGCGCCGCCTGCCAATAGGGGCATTCGCCGTCCCAGTGCGGGACCCCCTTCACTACCGAGTATAGCAATGATTCTTTCTCGGTGACCATCCTGAGAGGATATATGCGCGGGACCATGCCCTCCGGCGGGTCCTTATGCGGCCCCAGGCGCGCCAGGCGTTCGATGTCCCCGCGGGCGAAGTTCATCATGATCGACTGCGCCATGTCATCTAGGTTGTGGCCGGTGGCCAGGCAGGTGCATCCGCATTTCCGCGCCTCGTCGTTCATGAGCTTCCTCCTGAACACCCCGCAGTAGGTGCAGGGGCTGGCGTTCTCCGAGATCGGGGCCACCTCGTCCATGCTCAGGCCCATCTCGGAGAAGGACCTCTGACGGTATTCTATGCCTTTCTGCGCGCAGAAGTCCTTCACGATCCCCAGGCTGGGCGGGCGGTATCCCTCGATGCCCTCGTCCAGGGAGATGCACACGAGGCGGATCCCGTTCCTCTCTCCGAACAGCTCCGAGAGGATGCTGAGCGTGACCATGCTGTCCTTCCCGCCGGACACGGCGACGCCCACGGTGTCCCCGCGCTCCAGCGAGGCCTCCCGGCGCACTTCCCGCCGGACCCTCCGCTCCACGTACGTGCAGAAATGCTCGGCGCACAGATGGGCGCCGTTGTAGCGCACGAACGTGACCGCCGGCTTCCCGCAGAGGTCGCATCTCATTCGGAGCGGCCCCTCTCATCGTTCAGCTGGTCGGTCTCGATGAGGTACTCTATCTTCTTGGCGAGCTCCTTCGGGGGGATGCTGTCGATCGAGATGTACATCGCGCGGCCTCCCTCCTCCTCGCGCCTGATCTCGGTGCGGACGAGCCCTTCCTTGGCCAGGTCGGAGATGTAGGATGCGAACTGGGTATGTTTGCGGGCCGGCACCTCGTACTCCTCGCAGACGATTTTGTATGTCTTCTCGGCGGCCGTGGCGCTGACGCTCGGCAGGCCCTTCATGCACCGCGATATGGCCAGCAGGGTGATCTTATGATTCATGTCGAGGGTCTCGAGCTTGTTCTCGGAGACCTCGCTGTGCACGCCCGCTCCCGCCGTCCTCACGCAGTCCGGGGTGACCGTGCCCTCCCCTTCCTCCTCGGCGATCACCGAGGACCTCTCGAGCAGCTCTATCGCGAACCTGGCATCCCCATACTCGGACGCCAGCGAGGCTATCATCGCGGCGCACTCGTCCGGCAGCGCCCCCGGCACGAGGGCCTCCTCCGCCCTCGCGCGGACGATCTCCAGCAGCTCGTCCTCCGAGTAGCGGTTGAAGGAGATCACGTTGGCCCTGCCGAACGCGGACATGGTGGCCCTGTCCAGGCTCTCGGAAATCGACGACTGGGATATCAGCATGAGAGAGATCGGGACGCGCCCGCGCATCTCCTCGGAGTACCGGGAGAGCTGGTAGATCAGGTTCGACCCGCCGTTCTTCAGCAGGACGTCCGCCTCGTCCAGGACGAAGAGGGTGGGGCAGCCGTCCTTCTCGATGTGCTTCCTCACCGAGGTGAGCATCTGGTCGACCGAGAACCCCCTGTCCGGGAAGTTGCGGTCGTATGATTTCACGATCTCCAGCACCGCCGAGTACTCGCTGTTCCTGATCCGGCAGTTCACATAGACCCAGTTCAGCCTGCCGCCCTTGGACGCCATGTAGGCGGCCGTGTCCATGCAGAACCTCTTCGCGGTCGCCGTCTTGCCGGCGCCGACCGCCCCGTGCAGGAAGGCCGTCGCCGGGATGCGGCTGTTGACCATCTTGGCGAAGCAGGTTTCGAGGCCCTTCATCTGGGCCTCCCTGCGGACCAATGCCCCGGGGACGTAGTCGAAAGCGAGTTTCGACCCGTCCTTTATGACGGACGAGCGGCGCTCGAACATCTCACAGCCTGCTGGTGCGGAAGAACCCGGAGATCCCCTGCACCTCGATGCCGTGCTTCTGCCACACGTCGCAGATCAGGTTGATCCCCAGGGAATCCGAGGCCATGTGCCCTGATATGATCATGTTCATGTGGCACTTCCTGCATGCCTCGACGGCCGCCGTCGGGAAGTGCATCCCCACGATGGTGCCGACGCCTGCCTTGGCCAGTTCCTCGTAGATGCCGTTGGGCCCGGAGGTGCCGCCGGTCATCTTCGCGATTATGCCGCCGCAGCGGGAGTTCCTGTCGCCTAGGACGATCTTCGGCGGGTCGTTGAGCTTGGCGAAATGCCTGAACTCCGGCTCGGTCAGCAGGAGGTCGATGATGTCGCCCAGCCTCTCGGGGCCGGCGTCATGGATCTTCTTCTCCAGGTACTCCTGCACCATGTTGTCCGCCGCCGAATGGACGTTGAACAGCGGGAAGTCCAGAAGTTCCGCCGTGTCGGCGGAGCGGTTGAAGTTGTCCCCTCCGACGTTGTAGAGGACCTCGTCCATGCGGGGCTTCATCAGGCCCTCGGCGACGTTGATGGGGACGCCGCAGTCGTGGTAGATGTCGGTCTGCATCCACATGACCTTCGGGAAGGGGTTCCTGGACCTGCCCAGGGGGTGGTGGGCGACGACGGCGTCGATCCTCTGCCCCTTCTCCCTAAGCCTGTCAGCCAGGAGGATCTCCGAGGGCGTGATGTCGATCCCCCAGAGGAAGCGCTCGGCGTCCTTCTCCTTGGCCTCGTCCTCCAGGCAGCCGAAGCGGCAGTCGTAGTAGGGGTTCCAGAGGCTCTCGGTGTCGAAGAGCTCCTTCTTATCGCCTTCGAGGGAGTCGAACTCCTTCTTCGCATCAGACAGGACCCTGTCCACCTCCGATCTGGGGCGGGGGTCGTGCTGCATGCCGGTCTCGATGGCAAGGCGGTATGCGTCGTAGATCTTCATATGAAGGGGGCGAGAGCGGGCGCGCTTATAACTGATTCGAACGCACGTTCAGTGCGTCCCGTTCGCAGGGTACTTCTTCCGGATGTAGTCGGCGAGGGGGTCCTTGGGCTTCTCGGGATGCGTCTTGGAGAGGTTCAGCTCCAGCTCCCCGAAGTCGTAGTTCCGGCAGAGCTCCATGAACATCGGCGTGTGCTTCGGGTCCGATGATATCAGGGCATCCTTCATCAGGAAGGCCGAGAGGCGGTGATCGGAGGCCCCCCAGTAGGTGGCCATGACGCAGAACTCGGTGATCATCCCGCACAGGAGGACGGTATCGCAGCCCATCGAACGGACGGCGTCCTCCAGGCAGGTGTTGAGGAAGGAGTTCATGTGGTATTTGTGGACGTATACGTCGTCCGGGCGGGCATCGATGCCGCTGACTATCGCATCGCCCTCGGCGGTGTTTCCGTCCATGTAGTGGGTGACCCCGTCGTAGAGGACGAAGATGACCTGCCTGCCGGCGGCATGGAACATATCGACCGCCTTCGCGAT
Coding sequences within:
- a CDS encoding aminotransferase class I/II-fold pyridoxal phosphate-dependent enzyme, whose amino-acid sequence is MQKKIKASRRSMGMNYAIREITVPAAAAAARGMKMYNFNIGDPNKWDFETPEYFKETLRQAVDNTDNGYGDSQGNLDLREAIVDREYQKNGIRIQAKDVYVTAGVSECINVMFGALVEPGDEILVPGPGYPNYDQYINFYEGKTVPYRMIESEDWRPDVDMLRDRITNRTKAIVVINPNNPTGAVYSEKDLREIGDIAAEYDIPVISDEIYDKIVFDESVPFFSMSRLPDDIPRVILNGFSKVNLMPGWREGYCYFMDRNGLMDEIREGMMKQFRARICANVPCQEAARASLQGPQDYIVEMNRKLRERAEYSYKRLNEIPGISTNKPHGALYIFPHVDLGDRWKTDRDFVYDLIDKTGVVLVHGSGFCKEFGQSHFRSILLPPMNKLEEAYDLLEKFMTGKID
- a CDS encoding phosphoadenosine phosphosulfate reductase family protein, with translation MAMTKLGKNCLRWCPACNLPIMDVKTCPVCGGATLETELTPPADSRPAFDYDIEKTRSMCDACFGEGTGKLLLPEGHLAIMNKAPSIDRMEEVFSDGTVVATLRYDLGRGWRFIVRMQGAMRIAAAATKGWVILNPDAEEFIRQNRNLMVPGVKDADQGIKEDDEVLMLSEDRTVVGTGVAKMSGADMRSQDHGIAVKTRWHKAEELISSDKAHTWDDAVQANAAPMGKRVDEAVAFIKKTVSEHQDLPAAVSFSGGKDSLACMLLTMDAGIDAVPMFVNTGLELDETVDYVRDFAARHKLKIIEQNPPENAFFGNLVYFGPPAKDYRWCCKTNKLGPTVALISEHFPKGVLSFIGQRRYESEARNSKPRVWQNPWTPGQIGASPIQNWMAMHVWLYIFSKKEPYNYWYAHGLDRIGCFMCPASDMADLDTVSKASRYPQWNDYLEKYTAENGLPREYKDYGLWRWKSVPQSVKDEIKRLTGKDLPPMAKAAKKEGAADGPVAVRVQDGFSPCTMGYSIEAALSRPIDLMKLEPFTHSLGWVIEVDEENNTLQANYVTFYGDGSIVSKAFVKNDAQTNMDRAIQLIARAFNCVGCGLCAARCESKALYMENGKVRIHEDDCIFCCKCYGPCPAVNFAPEGEKGDKGFED
- the cysE gene encoding serine O-acetyltransferase, with translation MDYYPGDLKAVMDRDPAIVDENDAKKYHTGFRAVCMYRESHKLWLEGKKEEARAINFRAHQETGCDIHPGATIGQRFFIDHATGVVIGETAVVGDDVSLYQGVTLGGVSFKKGKRHPTLGSRIVVGAGAIVLGNITIGDDVRIGAGSVVVKDVPPNSTVVGVPGHVVRHDGVRVDLADALDHNKIPDVMEDRMDRMEVEMEQLRCELEACRKEASQ
- the cysS gene encoding cysteine--tRNA ligase, giving the protein MTLRIMNTLTNRKEEFVPLEPGKVKMYVCGVTVYDDIHMGHARSIIVFDTVNRYLRYLGYDVTYVTNFTDVDDKIINRAAERGVKALDLSAEYIAKYFRDIASLGVRKADIYPKASESMPYIIEMVKDIVDKGYGYPTKDGSVYFRVRKVPDYGLLSNRTIEEMRSSGRIDPNADKEDPLDFAVWKGAKPGEVSWDSPWGKGRPGWHIECSAMIRHYLGDEIDIHGGGNDLVFPHHENEILQTEACTGTHLARYWMHNGMLETKGADGQTVKMSKSLKNFFKVEDVAKKFDPQTIRFYYLSTHYRSPLTYGEENMAEAKAALGRLWNNYRALQSVSKEGPSGDLGSAGKLVSDAREAFTAAMDDDFNTRAAIEGLFDLAKSTNRMIADRTLTKEGADLVLGLLSEIDGVLGIFPSAEASAGGDFDAVMRILVDLRKELRAKKQYDLADMIRDRLKDAGYSLEDSAEGAVWKKI
- a CDS encoding radical SAM protein — translated: MEEDLIFRKATLALGGKVRLPEGFEVPVRVSHSTSGPGAGSDSVAFRFGNMRVKKAISYTEGEFELHAREDGSLYLTHRGEPFIDNIEFDPVAFHCPGQAFFTLDPRCSYRCAFCASPRLPASDNKGLTDEEIAEKALEAYREGRITAVSLTSGVIGGDVGLTADRFISCIRAVRKVLPDMPIGIEPYADSQEQVRAFREAGADEIKLNIQAATPEIFARVCPDLDRETILRCLKEAAGVFGKGKVSSNIIIGLGETREELEECMCQLCGMGVVPTVRPLLRNAFNAESLKAAGVTQPLLSPEEMVSAAELHKDVLRRYGMDTRTFRTMCLECTCCDLVPFRDF
- a CDS encoding TIGR00269 family protein, translating into MRCDLCGKPAVTFVRYNGAHLCAEHFCTYVERRVRREVRREASLERGDTVGVAVSGGKDSMVTLSILSELFGERNGIRLVCISLDEGIEGYRPPSLGIVKDFCAQKGIEYRQRSFSEMGLSMDEVAPISENASPCTYCGVFRRKLMNDEARKCGCTCLATGHNLDDMAQSIMMNFARGDIERLARLGPHKDPPEGMVPRIYPLRMVTEKESLLYSVVKGVPHWDGECPYWQAALRNEYRDIVDGLEDRTPGAKFSILSSYDKLRPMLTEKYPRSGMGTCACGEPCNGSRCKACEFEELLRKRLGKNRRSSAPTPSLGLFQHPVCDVHDLYPVVCSEVESIRCQDRLGEVVPY
- a CDS encoding AAA family ATPase, which translates into the protein MFERRSSVIKDGSKLAFDYVPGALVRREAQMKGLETCFAKMVNSRIPATAFLHGAVGAGKTATAKRFCMDTAAYMASKGGRLNWVYVNCRIRNSEYSAVLEIVKSYDRNFPDRGFSVDQMLTSVRKHIEKDGCPTLFVLDEADVLLKNGGSNLIYQLSRYSEEMRGRVPISLMLISQSSISESLDRATMSAFGRANVISFNRYSEDELLEIVRARAEEALVPGALPDECAAMIASLASEYGDARFAIELLERSSVIAEEEGEGTVTPDCVRTAGAGVHSEVSENKLETLDMNHKITLLAISRCMKGLPSVSATAAEKTYKIVCEEYEVPARKHTQFASYISDLAKEGLVRTEIRREEEGGRAMYISIDSIPPKELAKKIEYLIETDQLNDERGRSE
- a CDS encoding cysteine hydrolase — encoded protein: MPEKDERDLALVVVDMQNKFFAGADAALTEERRRHLQGIAKAVDMFHAAGRQVIFVLYDGVTHYMDGNTAEGDAIVSGIDARPDDVYVHKYHMNSFLNTCLEDAVRSMGCDTVLLCGMITEFCVMATYWGASDHRLSAFLMKDALISSDPKHTPMFMELCRNYDFGELELNLSKTHPEKPKDPLADYIRKKYPANGTH